GAAGTCTATGATATTTTCGCGGACCCGGCCGCGCCGATTATCCGGCCGGCCAATTATCCGGACATGGTGCCCGGCGATGGCTATCGCGTTTTGACGATCGGCAAGAAAAAAATTATGATCGTCAATATTATCGGCCAAGTTTTTTTTAAGGAATATTTTGATTCGCCGTTTTTGACTTTCGATGAAATTTTGAAAGAAAAGCCGGCTGATGTTAAGATTATAATTGTCGATTTCCATGTAGAGGCCACAGCGGAAATCAAATGCATGGGCCATTATTTGGACGGGCAGGTAAGCGCGCTGCTCGGCACGCATACCCATGTCGGGACTTGTGATTATCAGCTTTCGGACAAGGGCATGGCTTATGTCACTCAAGTCGGCATGGTCGGAGCCAAGGATTCGAGCTTGGGTTTGAAATTCGAACCGCTTATAAAGAAGATGATCACACAATTACCCGCAGCTCACGAATTGCCGGAAAAAGGCATTGTCGAGGTTAACGCGATTTATCTGGAAATAAAAGAGGATGGCGTTGCCAGGAAAATTAAAAAATTATACGAAGAAATTGAAATTAAATGAATATACAAGATTACAGATTTGTGTACAGATTATACGAGATAATTTCCAATCTGTATGATCTTGTATGTAAATCTCGTAATCTTGTAACTTAAAA
The genomic region above belongs to Candidatus Bipolaricaulota bacterium and contains:
- a CDS encoding TIGR00282 family metallophosphoesterase → MLKVIFIGDIVGKIGRQAALKAIAKWKKQYKPDLIVANAENLAHGKGVTVSILNEMQRGGIDFFTSGNHVWDKKEVYDIFADPAAPIIRPANYPDMVPGDGYRVLTIGKKKIMIVNIIGQVFFKEYFDSPFLTFDEILKEKPADVKIIIVDFHVEATAEIKCMGHYLDGQVSALLGTHTHVGTCDYQLSDKGMAYVTQVGMVGAKDSSLGLKFEPLIKKMITQLPAAHELPEKGIVEVNAIYLEIKEDGVARKIKKLYEEIEIK